The Humulus lupulus chromosome 3, drHumLupu1.1, whole genome shotgun sequence genome window below encodes:
- the LOC133825766 gene encoding uncharacterized protein LOC133825766, translated as MSRPLFLHILDAIQRHENYFIQRRDGMGKLRLSGLQKVTAVFRMLAYGVPADATDEYIKIGESTTIESLKRFCRAVVEVFGARYLRSPNADDVARLLHIGERRGFPGMLGSLDCMHWKWKNCPTAWGGQYAGRSGSPTIILEAVADYDLWI; from the coding sequence ATGAGTCGTCCTTTATTCCTTCATATTTTGGATGCTATACAAAGACATGAAAATTACTTCATCCAGCGAAGGGATGGAATGGGTAAACTCAGGTTATCAGGTTTGCAAAAAGTAACAGCTGTATTTCGAATGTTGGCGTATGGTGTACCAGCAGATGCTACCGATGAATACATCAAAATAGGAGAATCTACAACTATAGAAAGCTTGAAGCGATTTTGTCGTGCTGTTGTCGAGGTGTTTGGAGCCCGCTATCTCCGATCACCTAACGCTGATGATGTTGCAAGACTACTCCACATTGGTGAACGTCGAGGTTTTCCAGGAATGTTGGGAAGTTTAGATTGTATGCATTGGAAATGGAAAAATTGCCCAACTGCTTGGGGAGGACAATATGCCGGTCGTAGTGGGTCCCCAACTATTATTCTTGAAGCTGTAGCTGACTATGATCTCTGGATATGA
- the LOC133824523 gene encoding mitotic-spindle organizing protein 1B-like yields MDAKAAKTARESLDLAFHMSNMLDTGLDRHTLSVLIALCDLGLNPEALAALVKELRTETMSSSSSQT; encoded by the coding sequence ATGGATGCCAAGGCTGCAAAAACTGCTAGGGAATCTCTTGACCTAGCGTTTCACATGTCCAATATGCTTGACACAGGGCTTGATCGTCACACCCTTTCTGTGCTCATTGCTCTCTGCGATTTGGGTCTCAACCCTGAGGCTTTGGCTGCTCTCGTCAAGGAACTCCGGACAGAAACCATGTCCTCTTCTTCATCTCAGACTTGA
- the LOC133824524 gene encoding KRR1 small subunit processome component-like, with translation MEHDNGDLEHEVKTKKHKGKHDKPKPWDDDPNIDRWKIEKFDPSWNEGGMLEVSTFSTLFPQYLEKYLQEIWPKVKSALKDHGVSCELNLVDGSMTVTTTRKTKDPYIIVKARDLIKLLSRSVPVAQAIKILNDEMQCDVIKIGGLVRNKERFVKRRQHLIGPNSSTLKALEILTGCYILVQGNTVAAMGSFKGLKQVRKIVEDCIQNKMHPVYHIKILMMRKELEKDPALANENWDRFLPKFKKKNVKQKKVKSKEKKPYTPFPPPQQPSKIDMQLETGEYFLCDKTKSAKKWQEKQEQQAEKTAESKRKRDAAYIAPEEPIKQDSNSKNNDKEDVAAMAKSLKKKAKEFGKQKLAENVDAEAYIAEAGEKPKKKKSKHNHS, from the exons ATGGAGCACGACAATGGTGACTTGGAGCACGAGGTCAAGACCAAAAAGCACAAGGGGAAGCATGATAAGCCCAAGCCTTGGGACGATGACCCCAACATTGACCGTTGGAAGATTGAGAAATTTGATCCCTCTTGGAACGAAGGGGGCATGCTCGAAGTCTCCACCTTCTCCACCTTGTTCCCTCAGTACTTGG AAAAATATTTGCAGGAAATTTGGCCTAAGGTGAAGTCTGCTTTGAAAGACCATGGTGTTTCGTGTGAACTAAATCTG GTTGACGGTTCCATGACAGTTACAACTACCAGAAAGACTAAAGACCCATACATAATTGTCAAGGCTAGGGATCTTATTAAGCTTCTATCAAGAAGTGTGCCCGTAGCTCAG GCTATAAAAATACTGAATGATGAAATGCAGTGTGATGTCATCAAGATTGGAGGTTTGGTTCGCAATAAG GAACGGTTTGTTAAACGAAGACAACATCTTATAGGTCCCAATTCTTCCACTTTAAAG GCACTTGAAATACTAACTGGATGCTATATTCTGGTTCAA GGAAACACTGTTGCTGCCATGGGCTCATTTAAAGGTTTGAAGCAAGTTAGGAAGATAGTGGAAGATTGCATTCAAAATAAAATGCATCCCGTGTACCATATTAAG ATCCTGATGATGAGGAAAGAGCTTGAAAAGGATCCTGCTCTTGCAAATGAAAATTGGGATAGGTTTCTTCCCAAATTTAAGAA GAAAAATGTTAAGCAAAAGAAGGTTAAAAGTAAAGAGAAGAAACCATATACACCATTCCCCCCTCCTCAACAACCTAGCAAG ATTGATATGCAACTGGAAACTGGAGAATATTTTTTGTGTGATAAGACAAAATCAGCGAAGAAGTGGCAGGAGAAGCAGGAGCAGCAAGCGGAGAAGACTGCCGAAAGCAAAAGAAAACGAGACGCTGCATATATTGCCCCGGAG GAGCCTATAAAGCAAGATAGCAACTCGAAAAATAATGACAAGGAAGATGTGGCTGCAATGGCCAAGTCCTTAAAG AAAAAAGCCAAGGAGTTTGGAAAACAAAAATTGGCTGAGAATGTGGATGCAGAGGCATATATAGCAGAAGCTGGAGAAAAGCCTAAGAAAAAGAAATCCAAACACAACCATTCTTAA
- the LOC133825765 gene encoding uncharacterized protein LOC133825765 has product MSSNRTASYSLEEDMHLCHVYIDISQDPIIGRNQSGNSFWARVESEYHKNEKFIAKLRGCINQIENKNPSGALQEDIKFTSDDNINAPSIFQQDGPNFTSSKSSSHNFDSPTSASTGMSSFDLNVNNEEIITNSTERPIGVKKPKAKQLGDDQFNKLMEQSKKLVQVIEKSNIDRNERHKRKTEDKILFTDLDSISDPKFR; this is encoded by the exons ATGTCTTCCAATCGCACTGCTTCATACTCACTTGAGGAAGATATGCACTTGTGTCATGTATATATTGACATTTCTCAAGATCCAATCATAGGAAGAAACCAATCAGGTAACAGTTTttgggcaagagttgaatcagaGTACCACAAGAATGAGAAGTTTA TTGCAAAATTAAGGGGATGCATCAaccaaattgaaaataaaaatccaAGTGGTGCTTTACAAGAAGATATT AAATTTACAAGCGATGACAACATCAATGCACCAAGTATATTCCAACAAGATGGTCCTAATTTTACTTCGTCCAAATCATCATCTCACAATTTCGATTCTCCGACGTCAGCATCCACCGGTATGAGTTCATTTGATCTTAATGTAAATAATGAGGAAATCATTACTAATTCAACTGAAAGACCTATTGGTGTGAAAAAACCAAAGGCAAAACAATTAGGTGATGATCAATTTAACAAACTAATGGAACAAAGTAAAAAACTCGTTCAAGTTATTGAAAAGAGTAACATAGATAGAAATGAACGCCATAAAAGAAAGACTGAAGATAAAATTTTATTCACGGATTTGGATTCTATATCCGATCCAAAGTTTCGCTAG
- the LOC133824525 gene encoding uncharacterized protein LOC133824525, which yields MKSLARPWTTFTFSPFLRFHPTNPTLPNSSPLFSPTSSPSRLSMAALNQTVSPAKSRGGDEDDIDVFQLIQSHQEKASRLPPVEEIRTVLDRSVRGALSTVSQKHDGYPSGSMVDFACEADGSPILAVSSLAFHSKDLAANGKCSLLVARDPEDRTDLVITLHGDAIPVSEIDKASVRNAYLARHPNAFWVDFGDFQFLRIQPKVVRYVSGVATALLGSGEFSNEEYKDAKVDPIAQFSKPVVTHMNKDHADDTKVIVQHSTSIPVDFAYMLDLDSLGFNVKAGYQGNTFKLRIPFPRRAEDRKDVKTLIVEMLRAAKPQVD from the exons atgAAGTCGTTGGCGAGACCATGGACTACCTTCACCTTCTCCCCATTCTTACGCTTCCACCCAACCAATCCCACTCTACCTAACTCCTCTCCTCTCTTTTCTCCAACATCTTCTCCGTCTCGTCTTTCCATGGCTGCTCTGAATCAAACCGTTTCACCAGCAAAATCTCGAGGTGGCGATGAGGATGATATCGATGTCTTTCAGTTGATTCAGTCTCATCAG GAAAAGGCTTCTCGTTTACCTCCGGTTGAGGAGATTCGTACGGTTCTTGACCGTAGTGTGCGTGGAGCCCTCTCTACTGTTTCGCAG AAGCATGATGGTTATCCATCAGGGTCAATGGTTGACTTTGCATGCGAGGCAGATGGATCTCCGATTTTAGCTGTTAGTAGCTTGGCGTTTCATTCAAAG GACTTAGCAGCTAATGGTAAGTGTTCATTGCTTGTGGCTAGAGATCCTGAGGATAGGACAGATTTAGTGATAACTCTGCATGGTGATGCTATTCCT GTCTCTGAAATTGATAAAGCATCTGTTCGCAATGCATATTTGGCGAGGCATCCCAATGCTTTTTGG GTTGACTTTGGCGACTTCCAATTTCTGCGCATTCAACCAAAAGTGGTGAGATATGTGTCCGGGGTTGCGACGGCTTTGCTAGGATCTGGAG AGTTTAGCAATGAGGAGTATAAAGATGCAAAAGTTGATCCAATTGCTCAGTTCTCTAAGCCTGTCGTG ACTCACATGAACAAGGATCATGCTGATGACACAAAAGTCATTGTGCAACATTCAACATCTATTCCG GTTGACTTTGCTTACATGCTGGACTTGGATAGCCTTGGTTTCAATGTTAAG gcgGGTTATCAAGGAAATACCTTCAAGCTTCGAATACCTTTCCCCAGACGTGCAGAGGATCGGAA GGACGTGAAGACCCTTATAGTGGAAATGCTACGTGCTGCTAAACCTCAAGTTGATTGA